A window of the Natronomonas salina genome harbors these coding sequences:
- a CDS encoding argininosuccinate synthase, giving the protein MSNNDNERVALAFSGGLDTTVCVPLLEEEYGYDEVIGVTVDVGQPAEEFAEAEETAEALNLEHYVVDAKDEFADLCFDAVRANASYQGYPLGTALARPVIAKAILEVAEEQGCTGLAHGCTGKGNDQLRFEAVWRDSDLEVIAPVRELGLTREFEQEYAAERDLPVEGGDEGKYSIDTNLWSRSIEGSELEEPSYVPPEDIYQWTTAPTGETEEIQIGFEDGYPVSLNGSEMAPVELIEELNDLAGDYGVGRSDIMEDRMLGLKVRENYEHPAATVLLNAHRALEDLVLTKEERAFKKQIDHEWSEKGYQGLVNAPLVGALEGFIDETQTRVTGTVTVRLEGGQARPVGRDSTYAVYSAEAASFNTEDVTGGIEQNDATGVAKYHGFQERLANRVIDSQNEE; this is encoded by the coding sequence ATGTCCAACAACGACAACGAACGCGTCGCGCTCGCCTTCTCGGGCGGGCTCGACACGACGGTCTGCGTCCCGCTGCTCGAAGAGGAGTACGGCTACGACGAGGTCATCGGCGTCACCGTCGACGTCGGCCAGCCAGCCGAGGAGTTCGCCGAGGCCGAGGAGACGGCCGAGGCGCTGAACCTCGAGCACTACGTCGTCGACGCGAAAGACGAGTTCGCCGACCTCTGTTTCGACGCCGTCCGCGCGAACGCCTCCTACCAGGGCTACCCCCTCGGCACCGCCCTGGCCCGCCCCGTCATCGCCAAGGCGATCCTCGAGGTCGCCGAAGAACAGGGCTGTACCGGCCTCGCGCACGGCTGCACCGGCAAGGGCAACGACCAGCTCCGCTTCGAGGCCGTCTGGCGCGACTCCGACCTGGAGGTCATCGCCCCGGTCCGCGAACTCGGCCTCACCCGCGAGTTCGAACAGGAGTACGCCGCCGAGCGCGACCTGCCCGTCGAGGGCGGCGACGAGGGCAAGTACAGCATCGACACGAACCTCTGGAGCCGCTCCATCGAGGGCTCCGAACTCGAGGAGCCGAGCTACGTCCCGCCGGAGGACATCTACCAGTGGACGACGGCGCCGACCGGCGAGACCGAGGAGATCCAGATCGGCTTCGAGGACGGCTACCCCGTCAGCCTGAACGGCAGCGAGATGGCGCCCGTCGAACTGATCGAGGAGCTGAACGACCTCGCGGGCGACTACGGCGTCGGCCGCTCCGACATCATGGAGGACCGGATGCTCGGGCTGAAGGTCCGCGAGAACTACGAGCACCCCGCCGCGACGGTGCTGCTGAACGCCCACCGGGCGCTGGAGGACCTCGTGCTCACCAAGGAGGAGCGCGCCTTCAAGAAGCAGATCGACCACGAGTGGTCCGAGAAGGGCTACCAGGGGCTCGTGAACGCGCCGCTCGTCGGTGCCCTCGAGGGCTTCATCGACGAGACCCAGACCCGCGTGACCGGCACGGTGACCGTCCGCCTCGAGGGCGGGCAAGCCCGCCCGGTCGGCCGCGACTCGACGTACGCGGTCTACTCCGCGGAGGCGGCCTCGTTCAACACCGAGGACGTCACCGGCGGCATCGAGCAGAACGACGCCACCGGCGTCGCGAAGTACCACGGCTTCCAGGAGCGCCTGGCCAACCGCGTCATCGACAGCCAGAACGAGGAGTAG
- the argH gene encoding argininosuccinate lyase has translation MTEQGDESRDVGSEAPRASEQSSGERSDPRDVVRRDRFSGGPARGFLSSLAADERIFAADLAVDRAHVVMLAEQGIVDDADAAAILEALDDVETAGHGALPDGEDVHAAIETAVIERVGERGGKMHTARSRNDEVATCIRHRLREDVLDAAETAIEAREVLTEVAEAHAGTVMPGFTHLQPAQPTTVGHYLLSYESALARDTERLLDAYDRVNRSPLGAAAFAGTPFDIDRERTAGLLGFEGVVENSMDASSARDFLVETTSAVATLATTLSGLAEDLVVFSNKGYVELSDDYSSTSSIMPQKKNPDTMELVRASAGDAAAGLNALLSILKGLPRAYNRDLQRAHPHAFDAVDAVTEATGVAAGAVATADWKAATLAEAAGEGFSTATGVADLLAMEGLPFRTAHEMVAHAAEHGSDYEALDDAAREVLGHPLDERVDREAVEAALDPERSVASRDSLGGPAPEAVEAALDRTLDDIGADVDALEDRRTALSAAADELSEEVAGYA, from the coding sequence ATGACCGAACAGGGAGACGAATCGCGAGACGTCGGAAGCGAGGCGCCACGCGCCTCGGAGCAATCGAGCGGGGAGCGGAGCGACCCGCGAGACGTGGTCCGCCGCGACCGCTTCAGCGGCGGGCCCGCCCGCGGGTTCCTCTCGAGCCTCGCGGCCGACGAGCGCATCTTCGCGGCGGACCTGGCGGTCGACCGCGCCCACGTGGTGATGCTCGCCGAGCAGGGCATCGTCGACGACGCGGACGCCGCCGCCATCCTGGAGGCGCTCGACGACGTCGAGACCGCGGGCCACGGCGCGCTGCCGGACGGCGAGGACGTCCACGCGGCCATCGAGACGGCCGTCATCGAGCGCGTCGGCGAGCGCGGCGGGAAGATGCACACCGCCCGCTCGCGCAACGACGAGGTCGCGACCTGCATCCGCCACCGCCTGCGCGAGGACGTCCTCGACGCCGCGGAGACGGCCATCGAGGCCCGCGAGGTGCTGACGGAGGTCGCCGAGGCCCACGCCGGGACGGTGATGCCGGGCTTCACGCACCTCCAGCCCGCCCAGCCCACCACCGTCGGCCACTACCTGCTGTCCTACGAGTCGGCGCTGGCCCGCGACACCGAGCGCCTGCTGGACGCCTACGACCGGGTCAATCGCTCGCCGCTGGGCGCCGCCGCGTTCGCGGGGACGCCCTTCGATATCGACCGCGAGCGCACCGCGGGGCTGCTCGGATTCGAGGGCGTCGTCGAGAACTCGATGGACGCCTCGTCGGCACGGGACTTCCTCGTCGAGACGACGAGCGCGGTCGCGACGCTGGCGACGACGCTGTCCGGGCTCGCGGAGGACCTCGTGGTCTTCTCGAACAAGGGCTACGTCGAGCTATCCGACGACTACTCGTCGACCTCGTCGATCATGCCCCAGAAGAAGAACCCCGACACGATGGAGCTGGTCCGGGCGAGCGCGGGCGACGCGGCGGCGGGGCTGAACGCCCTGCTGTCCATCCTCAAGGGGCTGCCGCGGGCGTACAACCGCGACCTGCAGCGCGCCCACCCGCACGCCTTCGACGCCGTCGACGCGGTGACCGAGGCCACCGGGGTCGCGGCCGGCGCGGTCGCGACAGCCGACTGGAAGGCGGCGACGTTGGCCGAGGCGGCCGGCGAGGGCTTCTCGACGGCGACGGGCGTCGCCGACCTGCTGGCGATGGAGGGACTCCCGTTCCGGACGGCCCACGAGATGGTAGCTCACGCAGCGGAGCACGGCAGCGACTACGAGGCCCTCGACGACGCGGCCCGGGAGGTCCTCGGCCACCCCCTCGACGAGCGCGTCGACCGCGAGGCCGTCGAGGCGGCGCTGGACCCCGAGCGGAGCGTCGCCTCCCGGGACTCGCTGGGCGGGCCCGCGCCCGAGGCCGTCGAGGCGGCGCTGGATCGGACGCTCGACGACATCGGCGCCGACGTGGACGCCCTGGAGGACCGGCGCACGGCGCTGTCGGCGGCCGCCGACGAACTCAGCGAGGAGGTGGCCGGCTATGCGTGA
- the lysW gene encoding lysine biosynthesis protein LysW: protein MTECPECGADLDLHDDLEVGEIVDCATCGAELEVVGDDPVELETAPELEEDWGE, encoded by the coding sequence ATGACAGAATGTCCCGAGTGCGGGGCCGACCTGGACCTGCACGACGACCTGGAAGTGGGAGAGATCGTCGACTGTGCGACCTGCGGTGCCGAGCTCGAAGTCGTCGGGGACGACCCCGTCGAGCTCGAGACGGCGCCCGAACTGGAAGAGGACTGGGGGGAGTAA
- the lysX gene encoding lysine biosynthesis protein LysX: MNVGVLYSRIRRDEKLLLRELRDRGHEVTKIDVRKERFGVHDAPEAFDDVDIAVDRCLATSRSRYVSRFVDAYGIPVVNGPETAAICADKARNSLVLAEAGIPTPDTEVAFTKESALESIEHFGYPCVLKPVVGSWGRLMAKIDSRSAAEAILEHKETLGHYEHKVFYIQEFVEKPGRDIRVVATDGEPVAAMARSSDHWLTNAAKGAETEELEVTDEMADLVERASDAVGGGLLGVDLMETGDSFTVHEVNHTVEFKALNEVTEVDVPATVVDWLEAKVRDVEVTA; the protein is encoded by the coding sequence GTGAACGTCGGCGTCCTCTACTCGCGTATCCGCCGCGACGAGAAGCTCCTGCTGCGCGAGCTCCGCGACCGCGGCCACGAGGTGACGAAGATCGACGTCCGCAAGGAGCGCTTCGGCGTCCACGACGCGCCGGAGGCCTTCGACGACGTCGACATCGCCGTCGACCGCTGTCTCGCGACGAGCCGGTCGCGGTACGTCTCCCGGTTCGTCGACGCATACGGCATCCCGGTCGTCAACGGGCCGGAGACCGCGGCGATCTGCGCCGACAAGGCACGGAACAGCCTCGTCCTCGCCGAGGCGGGCATCCCGACGCCCGACACCGAGGTGGCGTTCACCAAGGAGTCCGCCCTCGAGTCCATCGAGCACTTCGGCTACCCCTGCGTGCTGAAGCCCGTCGTCGGGTCGTGGGGGCGGCTGATGGCGAAGATCGACTCCCGGTCGGCCGCCGAGGCCATCCTCGAGCACAAGGAGACGCTCGGCCACTACGAGCACAAGGTGTTCTACATCCAGGAGTTCGTCGAGAAGCCCGGCCGCGACATCCGCGTCGTCGCCACCGACGGCGAACCCGTCGCGGCGATGGCCCGCTCGTCGGACCACTGGCTCACCAACGCCGCGAAGGGCGCCGAGACCGAGGAACTCGAGGTCACCGACGAGATGGCCGACCTGGTCGAGCGCGCCTCCGACGCCGTCGGCGGTGGCCTGCTCGGCGTCGACCTCATGGAGACCGGCGACTCCTTCACGGTCCACGAGGTCAACCACACCGTCGAGTTCAAGGCGCTCAACGAGGTCACCGAGGTCGACGTCCCCGCGACGGTCGTCGACTGGCTCGAGGCGAAGGTCCGCGACGTGGAGGTGACGGCGTGA
- the argC gene encoding N-acetyl-gamma-glutamyl-phosphate reductase gives MTASYEASVVGGSGFTGGELLRILEGHPEFRVAQATSRSYENKTVGSVHPNLRGMDLRFSSPEDLESVDVLFACTPHGVSMEHIDAFQAAADTVVDLSADFRLDSEEQYDEWYDGHDRPGLLADSEYALPELNRENLPGADLIASGGCNATAAIMGLKPLFDADILSGEEQIVVDVKVGSSEGGAGGGDASSHPERSGVVRPYAPTGHRHEAEIEQFLGTQVSFTAHAVDMTRGASATCHVYPGEPVSKGDLWGAYRGSYEDEPFVRLVAGGSGVYRYPEPKAVAGSNYAEVGFELDPRNKRIVVFSAIDNMMKGSAGQAVHAANVALGLEETAGLEFTGLHPVGAP, from the coding sequence GTGACCGCCAGCTACGAGGCGAGCGTCGTCGGCGGCAGCGGCTTCACCGGCGGCGAACTCCTCCGCATCCTCGAGGGCCACCCCGAGTTCAGGGTCGCGCAGGCGACGAGCCGCAGCTACGAGAACAAGACCGTCGGCTCCGTCCACCCGAACCTCCGGGGGATGGACCTCCGTTTCTCCAGCCCCGAGGACCTCGAATCGGTCGACGTCCTGTTCGCGTGTACGCCCCACGGCGTCTCGATGGAGCACATCGACGCCTTCCAGGCGGCCGCGGACACCGTCGTCGACCTAAGCGCGGACTTCAGACTCGACAGCGAGGAGCAGTACGACGAGTGGTACGACGGCCACGACCGGCCGGGGCTGCTGGCGGACTCGGAGTACGCGCTGCCGGAGCTCAACCGAGAGAACCTCCCCGGCGCGGACCTCATCGCGTCGGGCGGCTGCAACGCCACCGCGGCGATAATGGGCCTGAAGCCGCTGTTCGACGCCGACATCCTCTCCGGCGAGGAGCAGATCGTCGTCGACGTGAAGGTCGGCTCCTCGGAGGGCGGCGCCGGCGGCGGCGACGCCTCCTCCCACCCCGAGCGCTCGGGCGTCGTCCGCCCGTACGCGCCGACGGGGCACCGCCACGAGGCCGAGATCGAGCAGTTCCTCGGCACGCAGGTCTCCTTCACCGCCCACGCGGTGGACATGACCCGCGGCGCCTCGGCGACCTGCCACGTCTACCCCGGCGAGCCCGTCTCGAAGGGCGACCTCTGGGGCGCTTACCGCGGCAGCTACGAGGACGAGCCGTTCGTCCGCCTCGTCGCCGGCGGCTCCGGGGTGTACCGCTACCCCGAACCGAAGGCCGTGGCGGGGTCGAACTACGCGGAGGTCGGCTTCGAGCTGGACCCGCGGAACAAGCGGATCGTCGTCTTCTCGGCCATCGACAACATGATGAAGGGGTCGGCCGGCCAGGCCGTCCACGCGGCCAACGTCGCGCTCGGCCTCGAGGAGACGGCGGGCCTGGAGTTCACGGGGCTGCACCCCGTGGGAGCGCCGTGA
- a CDS encoding acetylglutamate/acetylaminoadipate kinase: MTEQDGPVVVKIGGARAVEPEGALADIAALVDEGTDVAVVHGGSTAVDDALEQMGMEPEYVETPSGVVGRFTDAETMDVFKMAMAGLVNTDLVTGLQEQGVDAVGLSGVDGQLFYGPRKSAVRVVEDGKKKIRRGDHSGKIEAVNGDLLETLLADGYTPVASPPMLADDGVAVNTDADRTSAAVAGELGGTLVSLTDVEGVYRDPDDPSTLIERVETPEQYDELTDAAEGFMGRKVMAATEALEAGAQRVVVASANADSPVRSAVDGGGTHVLPGALAAQSEQ, from the coding sequence ATGACCGAGCAGGACGGACCCGTCGTCGTCAAGATCGGCGGCGCCCGCGCCGTCGAACCCGAGGGCGCGCTCGCCGATATCGCCGCCCTGGTCGACGAGGGGACGGACGTCGCCGTCGTCCACGGCGGGTCGACCGCGGTCGACGACGCCCTCGAGCAGATGGGCATGGAACCGGAGTACGTCGAGACGCCCAGCGGCGTCGTCGGCCGGTTCACCGACGCGGAGACGATGGACGTGTTCAAGATGGCGATGGCCGGCCTCGTCAACACCGACCTCGTGACGGGGCTGCAGGAGCAGGGCGTCGACGCGGTCGGCCTCTCGGGCGTCGACGGCCAGCTGTTCTACGGCCCCCGGAAGTCCGCCGTCCGGGTCGTCGAGGACGGCAAGAAGAAGATCCGCCGCGGCGACCACTCCGGGAAGATCGAGGCGGTCAACGGCGACCTGCTGGAGACCCTCCTCGCCGACGGCTACACGCCGGTCGCCTCCCCGCCGATGCTCGCCGACGACGGCGTCGCGGTGAACACGGACGCCGACCGCACGTCCGCGGCCGTGGCGGGCGAACTCGGCGGGACGCTCGTCTCGCTGACCGACGTCGAGGGCGTCTACCGCGACCCCGACGACCCCTCGACGCTCATCGAGCGCGTCGAGACCCCCGAACAGTACGACGAACTGACCGACGCCGCGGAGGGCTTCATGGGCCGGAAGGTCATGGCGGCGACGGAGGCCCTGGAGGCCGGCGCGCAACGCGTCGTCGTCGCCAGCGCCAACGCCGACAGCCCGGTCCGGTCGGCCGTCGACGGCGGCGGCACGCACGTCCTGCCCGGCGCACTCGCGGCCCAGTCAGAACAATGA
- a CDS encoding aspartate aminotransferase family protein gives MSGFVFSEKPIGIDRGEDVYLYAKNGTEYLDFGASYACAPVGHCHPEVVEATTEQVERLMYVQASYPNAARTALYDQLADLAPGDIDNVWLCNSGTEANEAALKFSRHATGRSKIVATMQGFHGRTMGSLATTWKQKYKDGFGPLAGDVEFVPYGDADEMREAVDEETAAVVLEPVQGEGGVNPASSAYLQAVREATDEAGAAMILDEIQTGLGRTGSLWAADAHGVVPDVLTTAKGLGSGLPIGATLVKDWIAEDCGNHGSTFSGGPVATAAAGATLDVLTREGLPGHAAAIGEYLVGELESALGHAVREVRGEGLMVGVEVKRGANPILRDLAMDHQVLALPAGRSVVRLLPPLTVEREHVDAVVDALEDVIA, from the coding sequence ATGAGCGGCTTCGTCTTCTCCGAGAAACCCATCGGCATCGACCGCGGCGAGGACGTCTACCTCTACGCGAAGAACGGCACGGAGTACCTGGACTTCGGCGCGAGCTACGCCTGCGCCCCGGTCGGTCACTGCCACCCCGAGGTCGTCGAGGCGACGACCGAGCAGGTCGAGCGCCTGATGTACGTCCAGGCGTCGTACCCCAACGCCGCGCGGACGGCGCTGTACGACCAGCTCGCCGACCTCGCGCCGGGCGATATCGACAACGTCTGGCTCTGTAACTCCGGTACCGAGGCCAACGAGGCCGCGCTGAAGTTCTCGCGGCACGCCACCGGCCGCTCGAAGATCGTCGCGACGATGCAGGGGTTCCACGGCCGGACGATGGGCTCGCTGGCGACGACCTGGAAGCAGAAGTACAAGGACGGGTTCGGCCCGCTGGCCGGCGACGTGGAGTTCGTCCCGTACGGCGACGCCGACGAGATGCGCGAGGCCGTCGACGAGGAGACCGCGGCGGTCGTCCTCGAACCGGTGCAGGGCGAGGGCGGCGTCAACCCCGCCTCCTCGGCGTACCTCCAGGCCGTCCGCGAGGCCACCGACGAGGCCGGCGCGGCGATGATCCTCGACGAGATCCAGACCGGCCTCGGCCGGACGGGGTCGCTGTGGGCCGCCGACGCCCACGGCGTCGTTCCGGACGTCCTGACGACCGCGAAGGGTCTCGGCAGCGGCCTGCCCATCGGCGCGACGCTCGTGAAGGACTGGATCGCCGAGGACTGCGGCAACCACGGCTCGACGTTCTCCGGCGGCCCGGTCGCGACGGCCGCCGCCGGCGCGACGCTGGACGTCCTCACCCGCGAGGGGCTGCCGGGCCACGCCGCCGCGATCGGCGAGTACCTCGTCGGCGAACTCGAGTCCGCGCTCGGCCACGCCGTCCGGGAGGTCCGCGGCGAGGGCCTCATGGTCGGCGTCGAGGTCAAGCGCGGCGCCAACCCCATCCTGCGGGACCTCGCGATGGACCACCAGGTCCTCGCGCTGCCCGCGGGCCGCAGCGTCGTGCGCCTGCTGCCGCCGCTGACCGTCGAGCGCGAGCACGTCGACGCGGTGGTCGACGCCCTGGAGGACGTCATCGCATGA
- a CDS encoding [LysW]-lysine hydrolase, giving the protein MSDADGAAPEDGAAEVEADEEARELLETLVSIPSPTPEERECAEALVAFFEERGREAHLDDVGNVRAPADDSVLYTSHVDTVPGDIPVRVEEGEDGPELWGRGSVDAKGPLAALAVAAVRTGVSFVGVVGEEVDSRGARHLIEDRAEPDAVVNGEPSGWDGITLGYRGILQGTYVATSESGHTSRPENNAIQDAISWWSAVETKFDTDDYEPVFERVTPKPVKIEGGVSDDGLAVESTLDVQLRVPPEFSTDEVRERADAELGAGTVNWKDSVEPTMQSPRTDVARAFRVAIRQAGGDPRLLRKTGTADMNIFAGAWDCPMATYGPGDSDLDHAPDEHLPLRELDRAVAVLEAVAEDLQ; this is encoded by the coding sequence ATGAGCGACGCCGACGGAGCCGCCCCGGAGGACGGCGCCGCCGAGGTCGAGGCGGACGAGGAGGCGCGGGAGCTGCTGGAGACGCTCGTCTCCATCCCCTCGCCGACGCCGGAGGAGCGCGAGTGCGCAGAGGCGCTCGTCGCGTTCTTCGAGGAGCGTGGCCGCGAGGCCCACCTCGACGACGTCGGCAACGTCCGCGCGCCGGCCGACGACTCGGTGCTGTACACCTCCCACGTCGACACCGTTCCGGGCGACATCCCGGTCCGGGTCGAGGAGGGAGAGGACGGCCCCGAGCTGTGGGGCCGCGGCTCCGTCGACGCGAAGGGACCGCTGGCCGCGCTGGCCGTCGCCGCCGTCCGGACCGGCGTCTCGTTCGTCGGCGTCGTCGGCGAGGAGGTCGACTCCCGCGGCGCCCGCCACCTGATCGAGGACCGCGCGGAGCCCGACGCCGTCGTCAACGGCGAGCCCTCCGGCTGGGACGGCATCACGCTCGGTTACCGCGGCATCCTGCAGGGCACCTACGTCGCCACCTCCGAGTCCGGCCACACCTCCCGGCCGGAGAACAACGCCATCCAGGACGCCATCTCGTGGTGGTCGGCCGTCGAGACGAAGTTCGACACCGACGACTACGAGCCCGTCTTCGAGCGCGTGACGCCCAAGCCCGTCAAAATCGAGGGCGGCGTCAGCGACGACGGCCTCGCCGTGGAGTCGACGCTCGACGTCCAGCTCCGGGTACCCCCGGAGTTCTCGACCGACGAGGTGCGGGAGCGCGCCGACGCCGAACTCGGGGCCGGCACCGTCAACTGGAAGGACTCGGTCGAGCCGACGATGCAGAGCCCCCGGACCGACGTCGCGCGGGCGTTCCGCGTCGCCATCCGGCAGGCCGGCGGCGACCCGCGGCTGCTCCGGAAGACCGGCACCGCCGACATGAACATCTTCGCCGGCGCCTGGGACTGCCCGATGGCGACCTACGGCCCCGGCGACTCGGACCTCGACCACGCACCGGACGAGCACCTGCCCCTGCGCGAACTCGACCGCGCGGTCGCGGTGCTCGAAGCCGTCGCGGAGGACCTGCAATGA
- the argF gene encoding ornithine carbamoyltransferase, which produces MNFLNIDDLTREQLSEVMTCAVDLKEKHARGKTGDAMEGRSLAMIFEKPSTRTRVSFETGATQLGGHAIFLGPDDIHLGHGEPVKDTARALSRYVDVIMARVFDHADVEELAEYAEVPVVNGLTDDAHPCQTLADLLTIRERFDGFDARVAWVGDGNNVCQSFVLGAAIVGLDLVVATPEEYDVDDEVLERAEALGSRPETTTDPRAAVDGADIVYTDVWVSMGQESERAEKLEVFNDGDFQVDEELLGDRLLMHCLPAHRGEEVTDAVIESDNSIVWDQAENRLHAQKGLLTYLLD; this is translated from the coding sequence ATGAACTTCCTGAACATCGACGACCTGACGCGCGAACAGCTCTCGGAGGTCATGACCTGCGCGGTCGACCTCAAGGAGAAGCACGCCCGCGGGAAGACCGGCGACGCCATGGAGGGCCGGAGCCTCGCGATGATCTTCGAGAAGCCCTCGACGCGGACGCGGGTGTCCTTCGAGACCGGCGCCACCCAGCTCGGCGGCCACGCCATCTTCCTCGGGCCCGACGACATCCACCTCGGACACGGCGAGCCCGTCAAGGACACCGCCCGCGCGCTGTCGCGGTACGTCGACGTCATCATGGCCCGCGTGTTCGACCACGCCGACGTCGAGGAGCTCGCCGAGTACGCCGAGGTCCCCGTCGTCAACGGCCTCACCGACGACGCCCACCCCTGCCAGACGCTCGCCGACCTCCTGACGATCCGCGAGCGCTTCGACGGCTTCGACGCCCGCGTCGCCTGGGTCGGCGACGGCAACAACGTCTGCCAGTCGTTCGTCCTCGGCGCCGCCATCGTCGGCCTCGACCTCGTCGTCGCCACCCCCGAGGAGTACGACGTCGACGACGAGGTCCTCGAGCGCGCCGAAGCACTAGGCTCCCGGCCCGAGACCACCACCGACCCCCGGGCCGCCGTCGACGGCGCCGACATCGTCTACACCGACGTCTGGGTCAGCATGGGCCAGGAGTCCGAGCGCGCCGAGAAGCTCGAGGTCTTCAACGACGGCGACTTCCAGGTCGACGAGGAGCTGCTGGGCGACCGCCTGCTCATGCACTGCCTGCCCGCCCACCGCGGCGAGGAGGTCACCGACGCCGTCATCGAGAGCGACAACTCCATCGTCTGGGACCAGGCGGAGAACCGGCTGCACGCCCAGAAGGGCCTGCTGACGTACCTGCTGGACTAG
- the pdxT gene encoding pyridoxal 5'-phosphate synthase glutaminase subunit PdxT translates to MLRAGVIAVQGDVAEHAAAIRRAADRHGESVEVEEIRTAGSVPDCDLLLMPGGESTTISRLLRDEGIDEEIRAHVADGDPLLATCAGLIVASRDAKDDRVATLDVLDVSVDRNAFGRQKDSFEAHLDITGLDEPFPAVFIRAPVIDEVGGDVEVLASVDGRPVAVQQGNVLGTSFHPELTEDSRLHGLAFFE, encoded by the coding sequence ATGCTCCGCGCGGGCGTCATCGCCGTCCAGGGCGACGTCGCCGAACACGCCGCCGCCATCCGCCGGGCCGCCGACCGCCACGGCGAGTCCGTCGAAGTCGAGGAGATCCGCACCGCCGGCTCCGTCCCCGACTGCGACCTCCTGCTGATGCCGGGCGGGGAGTCGACGACCATCTCCCGCCTCCTCCGTGACGAGGGGATCGACGAGGAGATCCGCGCCCACGTCGCCGACGGCGACCCCCTGCTCGCGACCTGCGCCGGCCTCATCGTCGCCAGCCGCGACGCCAAGGACGACCGCGTCGCGACGCTGGACGTCCTCGACGTCTCGGTCGACCGCAACGCATTCGGCCGCCAGAAGGACAGCTTCGAGGCCCACCTGGATATCACGGGCCTCGACGAGCCGTTCCCCGCCGTCTTCATCCGCGCTCCCGTGATCGACGAGGTCGGCGGCGACGTCGAGGTGCTGGCCTCCGTGGACGGGCGTCCCGTGGCCGTGCAGCAAGGGAACGTGCTGGGGACGTCGTTCCACCCCGAACTGACCGAGGACTCCCGGCTGCACGGGCTCGCCTTCTTCGAGTAG
- a CDS encoding cation diffusion facilitator family transporter gives MAGGSTGVVLAAMFANGGIAVLKFVGFLLTGSPSMLAETYHSISDTGNQVLLLVGIKYSGQEATQAHPFGYGKAQFFYAFLVSVLLFGIAGWESLKHGYHELQAGGHEPEAGAAEFLGFTVDIPTPVDPFWISVVILLGAIVFETWAFVKARAELKRQMQEYGWSGYRETFDRTSDITTLTAFTEDTVALVGLVVALVGITAYRVTGNPVFDALGAIVIGVLLMCFAVLLAVENKRLILGESLHESVEGELRAAVESNDAVVRVDDFRTMFVGAQQLLVTADVSFDPGLDTAAVDEAIGAIEADLRERDGRVKTIYIEPER, from the coding sequence ATGGCAGGTGGCAGTACCGGCGTCGTCCTCGCGGCGATGTTCGCCAACGGCGGCATCGCCGTCCTGAAGTTCGTCGGGTTCCTGCTGACCGGGAGCCCGTCGATGCTGGCCGAGACGTATCACTCGATCTCAGATACGGGCAACCAGGTGCTGCTGCTCGTCGGCATCAAGTACAGCGGCCAGGAGGCGACGCAGGCCCACCCCTTCGGCTACGGGAAGGCGCAGTTCTTCTACGCGTTCCTGGTGTCGGTGCTGCTGTTCGGCATCGCCGGCTGGGAGAGCCTCAAGCACGGCTACCACGAGCTGCAGGCCGGCGGCCACGAACCCGAAGCCGGCGCCGCCGAGTTCCTCGGGTTCACCGTCGACATCCCCACGCCGGTCGACCCCTTCTGGATCTCGGTGGTCATCCTGCTCGGCGCCATCGTCTTCGAGACGTGGGCGTTCGTGAAGGCCCGCGCCGAGCTCAAGCGGCAGATGCAGGAGTACGGCTGGTCGGGCTACCGCGAGACGTTCGACCGCACCAGCGACATCACGACGCTCACCGCCTTCACCGAGGACACCGTCGCGCTGGTCGGCCTCGTCGTCGCCCTGGTCGGCATCACCGCCTACCGCGTCACCGGCAACCCCGTCTTCGACGCCCTCGGCGCCATCGTCATCGGCGTGCTGCTGATGTGCTTCGCGGTGCTGCTCGCCGTCGAGAACAAGCGACTCATCCTCGGCGAGAGCCTCCACGAGTCGGTCGAGGGCGAGCTCCGGGCGGCCGTCGAGTCCAACGATGCGGTCGTCCGCGTCGACGACTTCCGGACCATGTTCGTCGGCGCCCAGCAGCTCCTCGTGACCGCCGACGTGAGCTTCGATCCGGGTCTGGACACCGCCGCCGTCGACGAGGCCATCGGGGCCATCGAAGCCGACCTGCGCGAGCGCGACGGCCGCGTGAAGACCATCTACATCGAGCCCGAGCGGTAG